One Gordonia zhaorongruii DNA segment encodes these proteins:
- a CDS encoding ferredoxin reductase: protein MDLLKWSKRPAAGVEAKTPTANIVRGLLARATTPLLPDDYLHLINPLWSARELRGEILDVKRETEDSATVTIRTGWGFPSSYQAGQYVGIGLQVEGRWHWRSYSLTSIGDAVDDVITITVKANPDGFLSTHLVDGVARGTVIRLAAPKGDFHLPEPLPDKILFVTAGSGITPVMAMLRSIKAQSAAVDIVHIHSAPSKDDVIFRDELESLSADMASYDLRLQMTREQGKFDTAELEDRVPDWRDRICWACGPVALLDSVENHYSAADMRDRLHIERFAIARTDVGGEGGTVTFTKSGKSAEIDSATTILEAGEELGVQMPFGCRMGICQTCVVPLAGGYVRDLRSGDEHREGERIQTCVSSVSGECTIDL, encoded by the coding sequence GTGGACTTGTTGAAGTGGAGTAAGCGCCCAGCAGCCGGCGTCGAGGCGAAGACACCGACCGCGAACATCGTGCGGGGGCTGCTGGCACGAGCGACCACGCCGCTGCTGCCTGACGACTACCTCCACTTGATCAACCCACTGTGGTCGGCACGTGAGCTGCGCGGGGAGATCCTCGATGTGAAGCGGGAGACCGAGGACTCGGCCACTGTGACCATCCGGACCGGGTGGGGCTTCCCGTCGTCGTACCAAGCGGGCCAGTACGTGGGGATCGGACTGCAGGTCGAGGGCCGCTGGCATTGGCGGTCGTACTCGCTGACGTCGATCGGTGATGCCGTCGACGACGTGATCACCATCACCGTGAAGGCGAACCCGGACGGCTTCCTCTCGACGCACCTGGTGGATGGCGTCGCACGCGGTACCGTCATCCGCCTGGCCGCCCCGAAGGGCGACTTCCATCTGCCCGAGCCGCTGCCCGACAAGATCCTGTTCGTCACAGCGGGAAGCGGAATCACGCCGGTGATGGCCATGCTGCGGTCCATCAAGGCGCAGTCCGCAGCAGTGGACATCGTCCACATCCATTCGGCGCCCAGCAAGGACGACGTCATCTTCCGCGACGAGCTCGAGAGCCTGAGCGCGGACATGGCATCGTACGACCTGCGGCTGCAGATGACGCGCGAGCAGGGCAAGTTCGACACGGCCGAACTCGAGGACCGGGTTCCCGACTGGCGGGATCGGATCTGCTGGGCCTGCGGCCCCGTCGCACTTCTGGACTCGGTGGAGAATCATTACTCCGCAGCCGACATGCGGGACCGCCTGCACATCGAGCGGTTCGCGATCGCGCGCACCGACGTCGGCGGTGAGGGCGGCACCGTCACCTTCACCAAGTCCGGCAAGTCGGCGGAGATCGACAGCGCGACGACGATTCTCGAAGCCGGCGAGGAACTCGGCGTGCAGATGCCCTTCGGTTGCCGAATGGGCATCTGTCAGACATGCGTAGTACCGCTCGCCGGCGGCTACGTGCGAGACCTGCGCAGTGGAGACGAGCACCGCGAAGGCGAGCGGATCCAGACGTGCGTCAGCAGTGTCTCCGGCGAATGCACCATCGACCTGTAA
- a CDS encoding SDR family oxidoreductase, with protein sequence MLDKFQLDGKAAIVTGAGRGLGAAIAIGLAQAGADVVISARTTADLENVAAGIEAAGRRAVQVPLDLSKDDPAGLVGTAMQELGRVDIVVNNVGGAMPKPFLDTSVADLESAFSFNVGTTHALTVAAVPEILKNADGGSIINVSSAIGRLAGRGFLAYGTSKAAVAHYTRLAAADLSPRIRVNAIAPGAVLTSALSYVAADDEMRGAIEGQTPLRRLGDPDEVAGTAVFLASPAGAYLTGKVIEVDGGIGAPNFELPLPDL encoded by the coding sequence GTGCTCGACAAGTTCCAGCTCGACGGCAAAGCCGCGATCGTGACGGGTGCCGGGCGCGGCCTCGGCGCGGCGATCGCGATCGGCCTCGCTCAGGCAGGTGCAGACGTCGTCATCTCGGCGCGCACCACCGCGGACCTTGAGAACGTCGCCGCTGGGATCGAGGCAGCGGGACGGCGCGCAGTCCAGGTTCCCCTCGATCTCTCGAAAGACGATCCGGCCGGTCTCGTCGGCACCGCGATGCAGGAACTCGGCCGTGTCGACATCGTGGTCAACAACGTCGGCGGCGCGATGCCCAAGCCCTTTCTCGACACGAGCGTCGCGGATCTGGAATCCGCGTTCTCGTTCAATGTCGGCACAACCCACGCGCTCACCGTCGCCGCCGTACCGGAGATACTCAAGAACGCGGACGGAGGCTCGATCATCAACGTGTCGTCGGCGATCGGACGCCTAGCCGGTCGCGGCTTCCTCGCCTACGGAACGAGCAAGGCGGCCGTGGCGCATTACACTCGGCTGGCGGCGGCAGACCTCTCGCCTCGCATCCGGGTCAACGCGATCGCGCCCGGTGCGGTACTGACCTCCGCCCTCAGCTACGTGGCGGCGGACGACGAGATGCGCGGAGCTATCGAAGGGCAGACTCCGCTGCGGCGGCTGGGCGATCCCGACGAGGTAGCCGGAACTGCTGTCTTCCTGGCGAGTCCGGCCGGCGCCTATCTGACCGGCAAGGTGATCGAGGTGGACGGCGGTATCGGCGCCCCGAACTTCGAGCTGCCCCTTCCCGATCTGTGA
- a CDS encoding nuclear transport factor 2 family protein → MSLHDDLRDIEELKYRYLRAVDTKDWDGLERTLTEDVRTDYGTKVKGTPLVFTDRASVLAYFRKAMSGTMITEHRVDHPIIRIDGDTATGTWYLQDRVIVPDYDVMIIGAAFYRDTYRRAGDGDWRISSTGYDRTYEMTGSLSAGQWQLTAGSALAP, encoded by the coding sequence ATGAGTCTCCACGACGACCTCCGCGACATCGAGGAACTCAAATACCGCTACCTGCGTGCGGTGGACACCAAGGACTGGGACGGTCTCGAACGCACGCTCACCGAAGACGTCCGCACCGACTACGGAACGAAGGTCAAGGGCACACCCCTGGTGTTCACCGATCGAGCCTCGGTTCTGGCGTACTTCCGGAAGGCGATGAGCGGGACCATGATCACCGAGCATCGCGTGGATCATCCGATCATCCGCATCGACGGAGATACCGCGACCGGCACCTGGTACCTCCAAGATCGGGTGATCGTTCCCGACTACGACGTCATGATCATCGGTGCCGCGTTCTATCGCGACACGTACCGGCGGGCCGGCGATGGCGATTGGCGTATCAGCTCCACCGGGTACGACCGAACGTATGAGATGACCGGCAGCCTGTCCGCCGGGCAGTGGCAGCTGACGGCTGGGAGCGCGCTCGCGCCGTAA
- a CDS encoding fatty acid desaturase family protein: MAITDIDQYAHLTEADVEALGAEFDKIRRDIEESRGEEDARYIRRAIALQRGLAASGRVALMFSNRKSAWVIGTAALGAAKIIENMELGHNVMHGQWDWMNDPEIHSSSWEWDSTCPSVQWKHSHNFVHHKYTNIVGLDDDVGYGILRVTRDQPWEWWNIGNTFYNLMLGTFFEFGVALHHVETEKLRNKQKTLRQAWKDLRIIGRKVGKQATKDYLVYPVLSGPNWKTTITANVTANIIRNYWTYMVIFCGHFPDGAEKFTVEEYETEDQARWYLRQMLGSANINAGPVMRFATGNLSHQIEHHLYPDLPSNRYEEIGVRVRALCEKYDLPYTTGSIFVQYGQSFRTIAKLALPNAFLKATADDAPETASELRFAVREGVQQQFGVDPATGRRRGLRTALRELKEMPVQAAG, encoded by the coding sequence ATGGCAATCACTGACATCGATCAGTATGCACACCTGACCGAAGCGGACGTCGAGGCTCTCGGTGCCGAGTTCGACAAGATCCGTCGTGACATCGAGGAGTCACGAGGAGAGGAAGACGCTCGGTACATCAGGCGTGCTATCGCCCTGCAACGCGGGTTGGCGGCGAGCGGCCGCGTCGCCCTGATGTTCAGTAACCGGAAGTCGGCCTGGGTCATCGGCACGGCGGCCCTGGGCGCGGCCAAGATCATCGAGAACATGGAGCTCGGCCACAACGTCATGCACGGCCAGTGGGACTGGATGAACGACCCGGAGATCCATTCATCCTCCTGGGAGTGGGACAGCACCTGCCCCAGCGTGCAATGGAAGCACTCCCACAACTTCGTGCACCACAAGTACACGAACATCGTCGGCCTCGACGACGATGTGGGCTACGGAATTCTGCGAGTCACCCGGGACCAGCCGTGGGAGTGGTGGAACATCGGGAACACCTTCTACAACCTGATGCTCGGCACATTCTTCGAGTTCGGCGTCGCGCTGCACCATGTGGAGACCGAGAAGCTGCGGAACAAGCAGAAGACGCTCCGGCAGGCGTGGAAGGATCTCCGGATCATCGGACGCAAGGTGGGCAAACAGGCCACCAAGGACTACCTGGTGTACCCGGTGCTGTCCGGGCCGAACTGGAAGACGACGATCACCGCGAACGTCACGGCCAACATCATCCGGAACTACTGGACGTACATGGTGATCTTCTGCGGTCACTTCCCGGACGGGGCGGAGAAGTTCACCGTCGAGGAGTACGAGACCGAGGATCAGGCGCGCTGGTACCTGCGGCAGATGCTGGGCTCGGCCAATATCAATGCCGGGCCGGTGATGCGGTTCGCAACCGGAAATCTGAGCCATCAGATCGAGCATCATCTGTACCCGGACCTGCCGAGCAACAGGTACGAGGAGATCGGCGTACGGGTACGCGCATTGTGCGAGAAGTACGACCTTCCGTACACGACGGGATCGATCTTCGTTCAGTACGGACAGTCGTTCCGCACGATCGCGAAGCTGGCACTGCCGAATGCCTTCCTGAAGGCGACGGCGGACGACGCTCCGGAGACCGCATCCGAACTGCGCTTCGCCGTCCGCGAGGGCGTCCAGCAGCAGTTCGGCGTCGATCCGGCCACCGGCAGGCGACGCGGCTTGCGGACGGCTCTGCGTGAACTGAAGGAGATGCCGGTACAAGCCGCCGGTTGA
- a CDS encoding HemK2/MTQ2 family protein methyltransferase — translation MLAKGASAATASTDQILAQVPIERPRIAVKAGVYAPAVDSAMLCRRTVAEVLASPIEHPRVIELCAGSGIASVYAARAGARVTAVDDARGAIETVKANASANGVSIDVVDADVGVLPALAPADLVITNPPYVPAPDSATDGHAWNAGPDGRKVVDAVISRLPQLVRPGGVVIIVHSTVTGTERTLADLRALGFDTAISDEESLEFGPVMTGRARWLEDQGLIEAGQRTERLVAIRAVRAGAE, via the coding sequence ATGCTGGCGAAAGGCGCTTCAGCTGCGACCGCGTCCACCGATCAGATCCTCGCCCAGGTGCCGATCGAACGGCCCAGGATCGCCGTCAAAGCCGGCGTCTACGCGCCGGCCGTCGATTCGGCGATGCTGTGCCGACGCACTGTCGCCGAGGTGCTGGCGTCCCCCATCGAGCATCCCCGGGTGATCGAGTTGTGCGCCGGCAGCGGTATCGCTTCGGTGTACGCCGCCCGCGCAGGTGCGCGGGTCACGGCCGTCGACGACGCACGCGGCGCCATCGAAACGGTGAAGGCGAATGCGTCGGCCAACGGCGTCTCGATCGACGTCGTGGACGCAGACGTAGGCGTGCTGCCCGCGCTCGCGCCCGCCGATCTGGTCATCACCAATCCGCCTTACGTTCCGGCTCCGGACAGCGCGACAGACGGGCACGCCTGGAATGCCGGGCCCGACGGCAGGAAGGTCGTCGACGCGGTCATCTCTCGACTACCGCAGCTCGTGCGGCCGGGTGGAGTGGTGATCATCGTCCACTCCACCGTGACCGGGACCGAGCGGACACTGGCGGATCTGCGCGCTCTCGGGTTCGACACGGCGATCTCCGACGAGGAATCGCTCGAGTTCGGGCCGGTCATGACAGGTCGAGCGCGCTGGCTCGAAGACCAGGGGTTGATCGAAGCAGGACAGCGCACGGAACGACTCGTCGCGATTCGGGCTGTGAGGGCGGGAGCCGAGTGA
- a CDS encoding glycine betaine ABC transporter substrate-binding protein, with the protein MVGSAAACGLQSGGAVPLPVEPGSITEQPELQDVKLTVGSKDFTEQVILGYILEFALSAAGADVRDLTNIQGSNSARDAMLAGQVDLAIEYTGTGWINYLGNEKPIPGAQEQFDAVRDEDLKQNDVVWMNVAPLDNTYALAVNQRNQQKTGVHTLSQYADLVKRDPGAASTCLETEFRSRQDGFPGMAAAYGFNPGAAHTQILQTGIIYQATANGNCAFGEVFTTDGRIKALDLALLEDDKSFFPNYNAALTMRKETADAYPILRQVTAPVMSALTSEEISELNRQVDVEGIEPAEVARDWMVAKGFVTI; encoded by the coding sequence CGGCGGTGCGGTTCCCCTGCCGGTCGAGCCGGGATCGATCACCGAACAGCCCGAACTTCAGGACGTGAAGCTGACAGTCGGATCGAAGGACTTCACCGAGCAGGTGATCCTGGGCTACATTCTCGAGTTCGCGTTATCGGCAGCAGGCGCCGACGTCCGGGATCTGACCAACATCCAGGGCTCGAACTCGGCTCGGGACGCCATGCTCGCCGGTCAGGTCGACCTTGCGATCGAGTACACGGGCACCGGCTGGATCAACTATCTCGGCAATGAGAAGCCGATCCCCGGTGCGCAGGAGCAGTTCGACGCGGTTCGCGACGAAGACCTGAAGCAGAACGACGTCGTGTGGATGAACGTCGCACCGCTCGACAACACGTATGCGCTGGCCGTGAATCAGCGGAATCAGCAGAAGACCGGCGTGCACACGCTCTCGCAGTACGCCGACTTGGTGAAGCGTGATCCGGGCGCCGCGAGCACCTGCCTCGAAACCGAGTTCCGCAGCCGCCAGGACGGGTTCCCCGGTATGGCTGCCGCATACGGTTTCAATCCGGGCGCGGCGCACACTCAGATTCTTCAGACCGGAATCATCTACCAGGCCACCGCGAACGGCAATTGCGCGTTCGGCGAGGTCTTCACCACCGATGGACGGATCAAGGCGCTGGACCTCGCCCTGCTCGAGGACGACAAGAGCTTCTTCCCCAATTACAACGCCGCACTGACGATGCGCAAGGAGACGGCGGACGCCTATCCGATCCTGCGTCAGGTGACCGCGCCGGTGATGAGCGCGCTCACGTCCGAGGAGATCAGCGAACTCAATCGGCAGGTCGACGTCGAAGGGATCGAACCCGCCGAAGTGGCGCGCGACTGGATGGTCGCGAAGGGATTCGTCACCATCTGA
- the bluB gene encoding 5,6-dimethylbenzimidazole synthase, whose protein sequence is MHRKAFETDFIAEFDELLRWRRDVRRFRTEPIEPGLLDEMLDSAELAPSVGNSQPWRWVEVRSTAPREKVAASFERCNAEALKGYRGDRARRYATLKLSGLRDAPIHLAVLCSPDSEQGHGLGRRTMPQTMEYSVATAVSTLWLAARARGVGVGWVSILDPDDVTAALAVPHDWALVAYLCIGYPEADDDVPALQRSGWQTRTDSRERRSVV, encoded by the coding sequence ATGCACCGTAAGGCTTTCGAGACGGACTTCATCGCGGAATTCGACGAGCTGCTGCGGTGGCGACGCGACGTGCGCCGATTCCGGACGGAGCCGATCGAACCCGGGCTCCTCGACGAGATGCTTGATTCGGCCGAACTCGCGCCGTCGGTGGGAAACAGTCAGCCGTGGCGCTGGGTCGAGGTCCGGTCGACGGCACCGCGGGAGAAGGTCGCCGCGTCGTTCGAGCGATGCAATGCGGAGGCGCTCAAGGGATATCGAGGAGACCGCGCCCGAAGATACGCGACACTCAAACTGTCAGGACTGCGTGATGCACCGATTCACCTGGCTGTGCTCTGCTCCCCGGACAGCGAACAGGGGCACGGCCTCGGTCGGCGCACCATGCCGCAGACGATGGAGTACTCGGTCGCGACAGCTGTCTCGACCCTGTGGCTCGCGGCGCGCGCCAGAGGTGTGGGCGTCGGCTGGGTGTCCATCCTCGACCCCGACGACGTCACAGCTGCCCTGGCCGTACCTCACGACTGGGCTCTCGTCGCGTACCTGTGCATCGGGTACCCCGAGGCGGACGATGACGTTCCCGCACTCCAACGATCGGGATGGCAGACTCGCACGGACTCCCGAGAACGACGAAGTGTCGTCTGA
- a CDS encoding non-ribosomal peptide synthetase — protein MRLNRAQRALWYAQAVLGDDIPISIAQCLEIRGRVDPRAIVDVANEVAADLEVSTTRVIVVDGAPQLRIDDSAQPDIVEIISLTDSAKPVATVESWMAAETAAAMPLDGPLVRSALIEVSADHWIFYARAHHILLDGFAAGLLIRHVAHRYCVTVGADAGAPPPAPSSVQSILDHEERYAGSPRQERDRAHWAEALAEFDEPLHLTDRAAAPSLDRHVATTDLKAATLGSVQTVAARSGVPPVAVLVAATAMHLARIRDRPVIPLTLVTSARTTAALRAAAGTMSNLLPIVVPRAMDSTVDDHLRAVAALLSGALRHQQFRYEEMLTGSAGKRAGFAEHGFLTRLGPVVNIAPTPPSISLGADTQASFRVLSTGPVSDVNVNIYPGHIGDLRVEVEANPQCHSVESAEWFLAGINECVDALATSAESATMTDLSPGAIASPIRNPSTGERSTLAAEYLRHRSSDEPAVITATGVLSYREIADRAAGIAEALRTRANGGSTVAVVVERSAHSVAAAWAVSAAGMCVVPIDPTLPERRKAMILADCAPAAVLTDGPHTWPGAIDLRTIEPVDGARLTIACVAANAPAYLLYTSGTTGKPKGVVVSHSGIADLIAEVDEHYALDRRSVVAHFASPGFDTAIVEMLAAAHVGAALAVVPTDVRGGRELAEFLTEHSVSHLLVTPAALATIPEDEASTVTHLIVGGDVCPAPLIRRWARSRSVRCAYGPTETTCSVALTDAIAADSGEPTVPLGRPMRGVDLLVLDRRLRRVPPGGDGDLYVAGPSLANGILHQPITTAIRFVACPDGSGRRMYRTGDRVRRGASDELWFLGRDDDQVKVRGVRVEPSEVDRAVLEVGMVSTSATVVHRTDQGARLHTYVVARPGVDASTLPHGLRTALRGMVGPASVPSGVTVLDELPLTVNRKVDRGRLPAPAVIERTGQPGPEDDDQARTVAAFESALGISPIGIDDDFFDLAGDSLTATAVAAETGRAFGAQIGVRDVFTAATPRALALLATHRGQMQPSAPVTTESGCAQRVPIAPAQRNVFSRRAGVDHLVALRITVPMALDRATLEAGIGALISRQAMLRSITTDDGFFSIDPDADPSRWSVDAIDIATPDWARRFAHRPIRVAERYPFRIGVAPGDGGATHIVLCFHHLAVDGASLRLLLSELLHLDAPPPALGYVDYAEFARARAEERRTADIAYFTRTVDTDRCLALVPVDDRPQDWRPAAARSRIDLPTDVWSEVQSAAHFHRVPTLTVLRSTLAEVLAARTGDEVIHIGALTSGRDDARWSDVVGMFVNTVCVACKIGATRSETIEAVHESENDAFAHSATAFTDVVDGLGPHDSDRHPLFQVMLTVDEPYSSVAASMGWTITPLPVDLAHCDLHVSVVPPLDGSAGSIEILYPAAMFESSIIQGILDEMRRGLIESSVRS, from the coding sequence ATGCGGCTGAACCGAGCTCAGCGCGCTCTCTGGTACGCACAGGCGGTACTCGGGGACGATATCCCCATCTCCATCGCTCAGTGCCTGGAGATCCGTGGCCGCGTGGACCCGCGTGCCATTGTGGATGTCGCAAACGAGGTCGCCGCCGACCTGGAAGTGTCCACAACGCGCGTGATCGTGGTGGATGGAGCACCACAGCTGCGGATCGACGACTCGGCGCAACCCGACATCGTCGAGATCATCTCCCTGACCGATAGCGCAAAACCGGTGGCGACCGTGGAATCGTGGATGGCGGCGGAGACTGCCGCTGCGATGCCATTGGACGGACCGTTGGTCCGGTCGGCACTCATCGAGGTGTCCGCCGATCACTGGATCTTCTACGCCCGTGCGCATCACATCCTGCTGGACGGCTTCGCCGCTGGACTGCTGATTCGACATGTGGCACATAGGTATTGCGTGACAGTCGGCGCCGACGCCGGGGCTCCTCCCCCCGCGCCCTCGTCGGTGCAGTCGATCCTCGATCACGAGGAACGGTATGCGGGGTCGCCCCGACAGGAGCGCGACCGGGCCCATTGGGCCGAGGCGCTCGCCGAGTTCGACGAGCCATTGCACCTCACCGACCGCGCCGCGGCCCCCTCATTGGATCGGCATGTGGCGACGACGGACCTGAAGGCGGCGACACTGGGCAGCGTGCAGACGGTCGCTGCCCGATCGGGTGTCCCCCCGGTCGCGGTTCTGGTGGCTGCGACAGCGATGCATCTCGCCAGAATCCGGGACCGACCGGTCATCCCCCTGACATTGGTCACCTCGGCGCGTACCACGGCGGCGTTGCGTGCTGCGGCCGGCACGATGTCGAATCTTCTGCCGATCGTGGTTCCGCGGGCGATGGACAGCACCGTCGACGATCATCTGCGCGCGGTGGCCGCACTGTTGTCCGGAGCGCTGAGGCATCAGCAGTTCCGGTATGAGGAGATGCTGACCGGCAGTGCGGGCAAGCGTGCCGGCTTCGCTGAACACGGGTTCCTCACGAGGCTGGGCCCAGTGGTCAACATCGCGCCGACACCGCCGTCCATCTCACTCGGCGCCGACACACAGGCGAGTTTCCGCGTTCTGTCGACCGGCCCGGTCAGCGACGTGAACGTCAACATCTATCCCGGGCACATCGGTGACCTCCGGGTCGAGGTGGAAGCCAACCCGCAGTGCCACTCCGTGGAGTCCGCAGAGTGGTTCCTCGCCGGCATCAACGAGTGCGTCGATGCTCTCGCCACTTCCGCGGAGTCGGCGACGATGACCGACCTCTCCCCCGGTGCGATCGCCTCACCGATCCGGAATCCCTCCACCGGGGAGCGTTCGACCCTCGCCGCCGAGTACCTCCGGCATCGCAGCAGTGACGAGCCCGCCGTGATCACAGCCACCGGGGTCCTCTCGTATCGCGAGATCGCCGATCGGGCCGCAGGGATCGCCGAGGCGCTGCGTACACGCGCGAACGGCGGTTCCACGGTCGCTGTCGTCGTCGAACGGTCGGCCCACAGCGTCGCTGCCGCGTGGGCTGTCTCGGCGGCGGGGATGTGCGTGGTGCCGATCGACCCGACACTGCCGGAGCGGCGGAAGGCGATGATCCTCGCCGACTGCGCCCCTGCGGCTGTGCTGACCGATGGTCCGCACACGTGGCCCGGTGCTATCGACCTGCGGACGATCGAACCCGTCGACGGTGCGCGGCTCACCATCGCCTGCGTGGCGGCCAATGCTCCGGCCTATCTCCTGTACACATCGGGAACGACGGGGAAGCCGAAGGGAGTCGTGGTGTCGCACAGCGGCATCGCCGACCTGATCGCCGAGGTAGATGAGCACTACGCGCTCGACCGCCGCAGCGTGGTCGCGCATTTCGCGTCGCCCGGGTTCGATACCGCGATCGTGGAGATGCTCGCCGCGGCGCACGTGGGTGCTGCCCTCGCTGTGGTTCCGACCGATGTCCGGGGTGGAAGGGAGCTAGCCGAGTTCCTGACCGAGCACTCGGTCAGCCATCTGCTGGTCACCCCGGCGGCCCTGGCGACCATTCCCGAAGACGAGGCCTCGACAGTCACTCATCTCATCGTCGGCGGCGATGTGTGCCCGGCGCCGTTGATTCGACGCTGGGCGAGGAGTCGTTCGGTGCGCTGCGCGTACGGTCCGACGGAGACCACCTGCAGTGTGGCCCTCACCGACGCCATCGCCGCTGATTCCGGCGAACCCACGGTGCCCTTGGGGCGTCCGATGCGCGGCGTGGATCTACTGGTGCTCGACCGCCGTCTTCGCCGGGTGCCGCCGGGTGGCGACGGTGACCTGTACGTGGCCGGTCCCAGTCTCGCGAACGGGATCCTCCATCAGCCGATCACGACCGCCATCCGATTCGTCGCGTGCCCGGATGGCAGCGGACGGCGCATGTACCGGACCGGCGATCGGGTGCGGCGCGGCGCCTCCGATGAGCTGTGGTTCCTGGGCCGAGACGACGACCAGGTGAAGGTCCGGGGCGTGCGCGTGGAGCCGTCCGAGGTCGACCGAGCGGTACTCGAAGTCGGAATGGTGAGCACGAGCGCGACAGTCGTTCACCGGACGGACCAGGGCGCACGACTGCACACTTACGTGGTCGCGCGTCCCGGTGTGGACGCGTCGACATTGCCTCACGGACTGCGGACCGCACTTCGCGGCATGGTCGGCCCCGCCTCGGTGCCCTCGGGAGTCACTGTCTTGGACGAGCTTCCGTTGACGGTGAACCGCAAAGTCGATCGGGGCAGGCTTCCAGCTCCCGCGGTGATCGAGCGAACCGGACAGCCGGGACCCGAAGACGACGATCAGGCCAGGACCGTCGCGGCCTTCGAATCCGCGCTGGGGATCAGCCCGATCGGCATCGACGACGATTTCTTCGACCTCGCCGGCGACTCGCTCACCGCTACGGCCGTGGCCGCAGAGACCGGTAGAGCGTTCGGCGCGCAGATCGGTGTGCGGGACGTCTTCACCGCAGCTACGCCGCGCGCGTTGGCGTTGCTGGCGACCCACCGTGGGCAGATGCAACCGTCAGCACCTGTGACGACGGAGTCCGGATGTGCACAGCGGGTCCCGATCGCGCCCGCGCAACGGAACGTGTTCTCACGGCGTGCCGGTGTGGATCATCTCGTCGCACTTCGCATCACGGTGCCGATGGCGCTCGATCGGGCCACGCTCGAAGCCGGGATCGGCGCATTGATCAGCCGACAGGCGATGCTTCGCAGTATCACGACCGACGACGGATTCTTCAGTATCGATCCGGATGCGGATCCGAGCCGGTGGTCGGTCGATGCGATAGACATCGCAACCCCGGATTGGGCACGTCGATTCGCACACCGGCCGATCCGGGTGGCGGAGCGCTACCCGTTCCGGATCGGCGTCGCTCCCGGTGACGGCGGTGCCACGCACATCGTTCTCTGTTTTCACCACCTCGCAGTCGACGGGGCATCCCTGCGTTTGCTGCTGTCCGAGCTGCTGCACCTCGACGCTCCTCCCCCGGCGCTCGGGTACGTCGACTACGCAGAGTTCGCGCGAGCGCGGGCGGAGGAGCGTCGCACGGCCGACATCGCATACTTCACACGGACGGTCGACACTGATCGATGTCTGGCCCTCGTGCCCGTCGACGATCGGCCGCAGGATTGGCGTCCCGCAGCAGCACGCTCCCGAATCGACCTGCCGACGGACGTCTGGTCCGAGGTTCAGAGTGCGGCGCATTTCCATCGGGTGCCGACCCTGACCGTGTTGCGATCGACGCTAGCGGAGGTCCTCGCCGCACGCACGGGCGACGAGGTGATCCACATCGGTGCGCTGACATCCGGTCGTGACGACGCGCGGTGGAGCGACGTGGTCGGCATGTTCGTGAACACCGTGTGCGTCGCTTGCAAGATCGGCGCCACTCGCAGCGAGACGATCGAAGCAGTACACGAGTCGGAGAACGACGCATTCGCCCATTCCGCAACTGCCTTCACCGACGTCGTCGACGGGCTCGGACCGCACGACTCCGACCGCCACCCGCTGTTCCAGGTGATGCTGACGGTCGATGAGCCGTACTCCTCGGTGGCCGCGTCCATGGGCTGGACGATCACTCCTCTGCCGGTCGACCTGGCGCATTGCGACCTTCACGTGTCGGTGGTTCCACCACTGGACGGTTCAGCCGGCAGCATCGAGATTCTCTATCCGGCGGCGATGTTCGAGTCGTCGATCATCCAGGGCATCCTCGACGAGATGCGCCGCGGTTTGATCGAGTCCAGCGTGCGCTCGTAG